A window from Candidatus Zymogenaceae bacterium encodes these proteins:
- a CDS encoding bifunctional oligoribonuclease/PAP phosphatase NrnA codes for MRADISGVIERAQRIFLTTHLNPDGDAVGSLLACSLYLRERNSSVTVYMQDPVPKNFRFLPGVDMVVHDLAPLKGSRYDVSLVLDSTDWERVGGRPGSDIDLGTIINIDHHVSNRGFGDLNLVDPGASATAEIIFDILSGMGGPVSKDIATCIYSGIMSDTGCFTYSNTNTRAFEISRILVERGVRPDMVAEQIHESYPIARLEMLREALSTLEFSNDMAIGVMTISQEMFQKTHSGPDIIEGFIDYPRFVAGVKVAVLFRELPEGGYKVSFRSRSNLDVSRVAAQFGGGGHTNASGCTVHMPLDQAKERVFDVVRGAVMDSIGEGVANA; via the coding sequence ATGAGAGCCGATATATCCGGGGTTATAGAACGCGCACAGCGGATATTTTTGACCACGCATCTGAATCCCGATGGTGATGCCGTCGGATCACTCCTTGCGTGTTCGTTATATTTGAGAGAGCGGAATAGTTCAGTCACCGTGTACATGCAGGATCCGGTGCCGAAAAACTTTCGGTTCCTGCCCGGTGTTGACATGGTGGTGCATGATCTTGCACCGCTGAAGGGTTCCCGTTATGACGTGAGCCTCGTGCTTGACAGCACAGACTGGGAACGGGTCGGCGGACGGCCCGGTTCGGACATCGACCTGGGGACGATTATCAATATCGATCATCATGTGTCGAATCGCGGATTCGGCGACCTGAATCTGGTCGATCCCGGGGCATCGGCCACCGCAGAGATCATCTTTGATATTTTGAGCGGGATGGGCGGTCCCGTTTCCAAAGACATCGCCACATGTATTTATTCCGGGATCATGAGCGATACCGGTTGCTTTACCTATTCGAACACAAACACCCGGGCGTTCGAAATTTCCCGAATCCTTGTGGAACGGGGCGTGCGCCCGGACATGGTGGCCGAACAGATACATGAGAGCTACCCGATCGCCCGGCTGGAAATGCTCCGGGAGGCGCTTTCCACCCTGGAGTTCTCGAATGATATGGCCATCGGTGTGATGACCATCTCCCAGGAGATGTTTCAAAAAACACACAGCGGTCCTGATATTATCGAGGGTTTTATCGATTATCCTCGCTTCGTCGCAGGTGTAAAAGTTGCGGTTTTGTTCCGTGAGCTTCCGGAAGGGGGGTACAAGGTCAGCTTTCGATCCAGGAGCAATCTGGATGTTTCCAGGGTGGCGGCTCAATTCGGTGGAGGAGGCCATACAAACGCCTCCGGCTGTACCGTTCACATGCCCCTCGACCAGGCAAAGGAGAGGGTGTTCGACGTGGTGCGGGGTGCCGTTATGGATTCCATCGGGGAAGGGGTCGCCAATGCGTGA
- a CDS encoding peptide chain release factor-like protein, whose translation MLSDKDIDIEYYRASGPGGQRRNKKDTAVRAVHRPTGIVAVAAESRYRSRNLKNALDRLSQKVQEHTRIPTPRKSTRPPAYMDRRRLREKRMMSEKKRMRKKADTAGE comes from the coding sequence ATGCTTTCGGATAAAGACATCGATATAGAGTATTATCGGGCTTCGGGGCCGGGAGGACAGCGCCGCAACAAAAAGGACACGGCGGTCAGGGCCGTGCATCGGCCCACGGGGATCGTTGCCGTGGCGGCGGAGAGCAGGTACCGATCAAGAAACCTGAAGAACGCACTGGACCGTCTTTCCCAAAAGGTCCAGGAGCATACCCGAATCCCCACCCCCAGAAAGAGTACGAGGCCGCCGGCGTATATGGACAGGCGGCGATTGCGGGAAAAGCGGATGATGTCCGAGAAGAAGCGGATGAGAAAAAAGGCCGATACGGCGGGTGAATGA
- a CDS encoding M20/M25/M40 family metallo-hydrolase yields MERINWIDVGDEAAEILSQYIQFDTTNPPGNEKEAVQFLANILDKEGIAHEIITSAPGRCSIRAKITGDDPQGVVLLSHADVVPADGTQWEIAPFAGIREDGWIWGRGSLDDKSEGVIGLMVMLLFARLGVRLKRDLVFLATADEETGGKFGAGFVAETHGDSIQARVLINEGGGPLSGVLSGGRLLYMIGVGEKGPLWLTLRCVGTSGHGSVPVKDNAVVRMSRALSRLGKKRRPARFFKQNIDTFTSLGRAMGGIGGLVLRSARIPFFRPLAALAAALKDKNLDAMIRDTISVTGFTSGIKANVIPDEAVATIDCRLLPGTDKEEFLSWLGRTIGDDGVEVSEILYAPPSLSPSDTDTYREIERLIQEMYPNAACVPMINTGFTDSRYFRSLGIDCYGLSTAPLTIEETARVHGKNERISERALLEGIKCLFHLVGGLCGSDTTQRA; encoded by the coding sequence ATGGAGCGGATCAACTGGATTGATGTCGGAGACGAGGCGGCGGAGATCCTGTCCCAATATATCCAATTCGATACGACCAATCCTCCCGGGAACGAGAAGGAGGCGGTTCAATTTCTCGCGAATATACTCGATAAGGAGGGGATCGCCCACGAGATTATCACATCCGCTCCCGGACGATGCAGCATTCGGGCGAAAATCACGGGAGACGATCCTCAAGGTGTTGTTCTCCTCTCCCATGCGGATGTGGTCCCCGCCGACGGGACGCAGTGGGAGATAGCCCCGTTTGCAGGAATACGTGAGGACGGCTGGATATGGGGAAGGGGAAGCCTCGATGACAAGAGCGAGGGGGTGATCGGGCTGATGGTCATGCTGCTTTTTGCACGGCTCGGCGTCAGATTGAAGCGGGATCTCGTCTTTTTGGCTACGGCGGATGAAGAGACCGGGGGAAAATTCGGCGCGGGATTTGTGGCCGAAACACACGGCGATTCGATTCAGGCCCGGGTGCTCATAAACGAGGGCGGCGGCCCCCTCTCGGGGGTTCTGTCTGGAGGGCGGCTTCTCTACATGATCGGCGTGGGGGAAAAGGGCCCTCTGTGGCTGACACTTCGCTGTGTCGGCACGTCCGGGCACGGCTCGGTTCCGGTAAAGGACAACGCGGTGGTCAGGATGTCCCGGGCGCTTTCCCGCCTGGGAAAAAAACGACGCCCCGCACGTTTTTTCAAACAGAATATAGACACCTTCACGAGCCTCGGCAGGGCGATGGGGGGGATCGGGGGGTTGGTGCTCAGGTCCGCCCGGATTCCGTTTTTCCGTCCATTGGCCGCCCTGGCGGCTGCGTTGAAGGATAAAAACCTTGACGCAATGATCAGGGACACCATAAGCGTGACCGGCTTCACATCCGGCATCAAGGCGAACGTCATCCCCGACGAGGCGGTCGCCACCATCGACTGCCGCTTGCTGCCCGGAACGGACAAGGAGGAGTTTCTCTCGTGGCTCGGGCGGACCATCGGGGATGACGGTGTGGAAGTGAGTGAAATATTATATGCGCCCCCGTCCCTTTCGCCGTCGGATACCGATACGTATCGGGAGATCGAACGGCTGATTCAAGAGATGTATCCAAATGCCGCATGCGTCCCCATGATAAACACCGGTTTTACCGACTCCCGTTATTTCAGGTCACTGGGGATTGATTGCTACGGTCTCTCCACGGCTCCGCTGACGATTGAGGAGACGGCCCGGGTTCACGGGAAGAACGAGCGGATCAGTGAGCGGGCGCTGCTCGAGGGGATCAAATGCCTCTTTCATCTGGTCGGCGGCTTGTGCGGATCCGATACGACACAACGGGCATAA
- a CDS encoding SPASM domain-containing protein: protein MNEMAEKNRLLNDREREEKKTELSSLPTILQVELSADCNLTCSICARNEFPYGPGSLPISLFDTLTFLFPSLEKLILHGYGEPLAHPEFQTVMGRVAGFACHTSFYTNGTLLFGDRARAILDGDVDEIAVSIDTPDPKRFEDIRTGASFRRVTENVRSFIESRNARGMKTPRIVIAAVAMNETVEDLAKLTEFVADLGADVIEVNYLMAYKEELVRRSLFFDQERANRALEEVRRRAIELGLESRLPEPFSLGSQAPQKQEEFFCPRLYDFSYIGYDGNVRPCCFPLLYLGNIADEGFLDIWNNQAYQKLRKSFADGSPPSFCIECLSGTYTDVDSRKCHISCE, encoded by the coding sequence ATGAACGAAATGGCCGAAAAGAACAGACTCCTCAATGACCGTGAGCGAGAGGAAAAGAAAACAGAGCTGTCGTCGCTGCCGACGATTCTCCAGGTGGAGCTCTCCGCCGACTGCAACCTGACCTGTTCGATCTGTGCGAGAAACGAATTTCCCTACGGACCGGGCAGCCTTCCGATTTCTCTCTTCGACACGTTGACGTTTCTCTTCCCCAGCCTCGAGAAGCTGATCCTCCACGGATACGGCGAGCCCCTGGCCCACCCGGAGTTTCAAACGGTCATGGGGCGGGTTGCCGGATTCGCCTGTCACACGTCGTTTTACACAAACGGCACCCTCCTGTTCGGCGACAGGGCCCGAGCGATATTGGATGGAGACGTGGACGAGATCGCCGTGTCCATAGATACCCCCGACCCGAAGCGGTTCGAGGACATCCGTACCGGCGCATCGTTTCGGCGTGTGACGGAAAACGTCAGAAGCTTCATTGAATCCCGTAACGCGCGGGGCATGAAAACACCCCGGATCGTGATCGCCGCCGTGGCGATGAATGAGACCGTGGAGGATCTTGCGAAATTAACGGAGTTTGTGGCCGACCTGGGCGCCGACGTCATCGAGGTAAACTACCTGATGGCGTACAAGGAGGAGCTGGTGAGAAGGAGTCTCTTTTTCGACCAGGAGCGGGCGAACCGCGCCCTGGAGGAGGTGCGCCGTCGGGCGATTGAGCTGGGTCTGGAATCCCGCCTGCCCGAGCCCTTCTCTCTGGGGTCTCAGGCGCCCCAAAAACAGGAGGAATTCTTCTGCCCCCGACTCTATGATTTCTCCTATATCGGGTATGACGGGAACGTCAGGCCCTGCTGTTTTCCCCTCCTCTATCTCGGCAATATCGCCGATGAGGGGTTCCTCGATATCTGGAACAATCAGGCATACCAGAAGCTGAGGAAGTCATTTGCCGATGGATCGCCTCCTTCCTTTTGTATTGAGTGTCTCTCCGGCACGTATACCGACGTGGACAGCAGGAAGTGCCATATTTCCTGTGAGTGA
- a CDS encoding triose-phosphate isomerase produces MTRKKLIAGNWKMNLTLSEAMDLAEELVRRIGSVTDVDTAIAPNFTVLYPISEIISKSNIKLSGQNLHEEQKGAFTGETSAKMLTAVGAQMVIIGHSERRKIYGEGDVLINRKITAALAEGLVPIVCVGEDLSQREAGRAEDIVKAQVEGAFSGMDAKTISRTVLAYEPVWAIGTGKTATPDQAQDMHRCIRELLLNSYDKNVANNMRILYGGSVTPDNAHGLMTQPDIDGALVGGASLKADSFEGIVKYQAGA; encoded by the coding sequence ATGACACGAAAAAAACTGATCGCGGGAAACTGGAAAATGAACCTTACGCTGTCGGAAGCCATGGACCTCGCAGAAGAGCTTGTAAGGCGTATCGGGTCTGTGACTGATGTGGACACGGCTATCGCCCCCAATTTCACGGTATTGTATCCAATTTCCGAGATCATCTCGAAGTCGAACATAAAGCTGAGCGGACAGAACCTGCACGAGGAACAGAAAGGCGCCTTTACCGGGGAGACGTCGGCGAAGATGCTGACGGCGGTGGGGGCACAGATGGTGATAATCGGGCATTCCGAGAGAAGGAAGATCTACGGCGAGGGGGATGTGCTGATTAACAGGAAGATCACCGCCGCCCTGGCGGAGGGCCTCGTACCCATTGTCTGCGTGGGAGAGGATCTTTCCCAGCGTGAAGCGGGGCGGGCGGAAGATATCGTGAAGGCGCAGGTGGAGGGGGCGTTCAGCGGCATGGACGCGAAGACGATTTCCCGAACCGTACTGGCATACGAGCCGGTGTGGGCCATCGGCACCGGAAAGACGGCGACGCCCGACCAGGCCCAGGATATGCATCGGTGTATCCGTGAGCTGCTTTTGAATAGTTATGATAAAAATGTTGCAAACAATATGAGAATATTGTATGGTGGTAGTGTTACCCCGGATAACGCCCATGGGCTGATGACACAGCCGGATATCGACGGCGCACTGGTGGGAGGCGCGAGCCTCAAGGCGGATTCCTTTGAGGGAATCGTGAAATACCAGGCGGGGGCGTGA
- a CDS encoding insulinase family protein: MFHKRSIGSGITFLSEHIPYVHSVSLGIWVTSGSVFDGDKTRGIAHFVEHMIFKGTHKRDAFAIVKEIDDVGGVLNAYTSKEYTHFYVKVLKEDLPLAVDIITDIFLNSTFPVDEIDREKRVVIQEVKMVEDSPEEYVHELAFERMWDSHPLGYSILGDDRTINGFHRDVLLEYVGTHHVRDNIMVGAVGNLEDTDLESLLSTALRDVAEGSHGKLLPPRFLPGSVVRERDIEQVHAVVSFPALNFSHPKRYAQFVLNTIIGGGMSSRLFQEIREKRGMAYNVYSYLNTFREAGVMGVYAGTEPDRVSELTAVLERELSRIAKEAVTDDEIRSAKGQIKGNVLLGLESMSARLGRMGKNEMYFGRQVSAEEIHKKIEAVTIDDVSEVAREVIDLDGASSVFLGPVTDSDLGAFGG, translated from the coding sequence ATGTTTCACAAACGATCCATCGGATCGGGAATCACCTTCCTGTCCGAACACATACCCTATGTCCATTCAGTATCCCTGGGGATATGGGTGACCTCTGGATCGGTGTTCGATGGAGACAAAACAAGGGGCATCGCCCACTTCGTCGAGCATATGATCTTCAAGGGGACTCACAAACGAGACGCCTTCGCCATCGTCAAGGAAATAGACGATGTAGGGGGCGTCTTGAATGCGTATACGTCCAAGGAATACACCCACTTTTATGTCAAGGTGCTCAAGGAAGACCTCCCTCTGGCGGTGGACATCATCACCGACATTTTCCTGAATTCCACGTTTCCCGTCGACGAAATAGATCGGGAGAAGAGAGTGGTCATTCAGGAAGTCAAGATGGTCGAGGATTCCCCCGAAGAGTACGTTCACGAGTTGGCCTTCGAGCGGATGTGGGATTCCCACCCCCTTGGATATTCCATATTGGGAGACGATCGAACCATCAACGGATTTCACCGTGATGTGCTCCTGGAGTATGTCGGCACCCATCATGTGAGGGACAACATCATGGTGGGTGCGGTGGGGAATCTCGAGGACACCGACCTGGAGTCTCTGTTGTCCACGGCCCTTCGTGATGTGGCCGAGGGATCGCACGGGAAGCTTTTGCCTCCCCGCTTTCTACCGGGATCGGTCGTCAGAGAGCGTGATATCGAGCAGGTTCACGCCGTCGTCTCGTTTCCCGCCCTCAATTTCTCCCATCCCAAGCGGTACGCCCAGTTCGTGCTGAATACGATCATCGGCGGCGGCATGAGTTCCCGACTGTTTCAGGAGATTCGGGAGAAACGGGGCATGGCGTATAACGTCTATTCCTACCTAAATACCTTTCGCGAGGCCGGAGTGATGGGCGTGTATGCCGGAACGGAGCCGGACCGAGTTTCTGAGCTTACGGCCGTGCTGGAGCGGGAGCTTTCACGCATTGCGAAAGAGGCCGTTACGGACGACGAGATCCGATCCGCCAAGGGACAGATCAAGGGGAACGTGCTCCTGGGTCTGGAAAGCATGAGCGCCCGGCTCGGGCGCATGGGGAAAAACGAGATGTATTTCGGCCGCCAGGTGAGCGCCGAGGAAATTCATAAGAAGATAGAGGCGGTCACCATAGACGACGTAAGTGAGGTGGCCCGGGAGGTGATAGATCTCGATGGTGCGTCGTCGGTGTTCCTGGGGCCGGTCACGGATTCTGACCTGGGGGCCTTCGGCGGCTGA
- the rpsO gene encoding 30S ribosomal protein S15 has translation MSLVPEAKTAIIEDHKKHTSDTGSPEVQIALITERINILTDHLKTHKKDHTSRRGLLKMVGKRRRLLDYLKRKDIERYRDLIGKLGIRK, from the coding sequence ATGTCGCTGGTACCTGAAGCAAAAACAGCGATTATCGAAGATCACAAAAAACACACGTCGGATACCGGTTCTCCTGAGGTTCAGATAGCCCTGATCACCGAGAGAATCAATATTCTGACCGATCATCTGAAAACCCACAAAAAAGATCATACATCCAGACGTGGTCTGCTTAAAATGGTGGGGAAGCGCAGAAGACTGCTGGATTACCTGAAACGAAAGGACATTGAAAGATACCGGGATTTAATCGGAAAACTGGGCATCAGAAAGTAG
- the pnp gene encoding polyribonucleotide nucleotidyltransferase yields the protein MITKTIEFHGRPFKLETGKMAKQASGSVLVKYGDTRVLVTVVSEDKPREGADFLPLVVEYQEMTFAAGKIPGGFFKREGRPSEREILTCRIIDRPIRPLFPDGYYYETQVIASVLSIDSDNDPDIMALTGTSCALCLSDIPFDGPIAAVRISRVDGEFIINPQANDLEKSEMDLVVAASKDSIVMVEGRFSEVEESVVVDALMLAHESIQPLIDMQLELMKEVGKEKRDFIGKKAGVDTLPEIMDGYGDKIAQALSVSSKKDRSKAIKAVKQEMLEIVGENDDQDRERDLTGAFELAQKKIMRDRIIKDKVRIDGRKFDEIRNISCEVGFLPRAHGSALFTRGETQVLASSTLGTSQDEQKIDALRGESFKSFMLHYNFPPFSVGEVKMLRGPSRREIGHGALAERAISAVLPDESDFPYTIRIVSDVLESNGSSSMATVCGSSLSLMDAGVPIAKHVAGIAMGLVKENDDIAILSDILGDEDHAGDMDFKVAGTVDGVTALQMDIKISGVDRHVLETALAQAKEGRMFILGKMSEVIEAPRPDISQYAPRIITIYINPDKIRDVIGPGGKVIRQIVADTGARIEIDDDGRVDIATNDETAAKRAVQIIEDLTQEAEIGRIYTGKVVRIMDFGAFVEILPGVDGLVHISQLDHHRVNKVTDVLKEGDEVRVKVIDIDKEGRIKLSRKEALENRGGGDDRGGRGDRQKRPPR from the coding sequence ATGATAACAAAAACAATTGAGTTTCACGGCCGTCCCTTTAAGCTGGAGACCGGCAAAATGGCCAAGCAGGCCAGCGGTTCGGTTCTCGTAAAATACGGCGACACAAGGGTTCTGGTTACCGTTGTTTCCGAGGATAAGCCCCGGGAGGGTGCGGATTTTCTGCCCCTGGTGGTGGAGTATCAGGAGATGACGTTTGCCGCCGGCAAGATACCCGGCGGGTTTTTTAAACGGGAGGGGCGGCCCAGCGAGCGGGAAATTCTCACCTGCCGCATCATCGACCGTCCCATCCGTCCGCTGTTTCCGGACGGATATTACTACGAGACGCAGGTCATCGCATCGGTGCTCTCCATCGATAGCGATAACGATCCGGATATCATGGCGCTGACGGGAACCTCATGCGCCCTGTGTCTTTCCGATATCCCCTTCGACGGTCCCATCGCCGCGGTTCGTATTTCACGGGTTGACGGAGAATTTATCATCAATCCCCAGGCCAACGACCTGGAAAAGAGCGAGATGGACCTGGTGGTGGCCGCAAGCAAAGACAGCATCGTCATGGTGGAGGGGCGCTTCTCGGAAGTGGAGGAGAGCGTCGTTGTCGATGCGCTGATGCTCGCCCACGAATCGATTCAGCCGCTGATCGATATGCAGCTTGAATTAATGAAGGAAGTGGGAAAAGAGAAGCGAGACTTTATTGGAAAGAAAGCGGGTGTCGACACACTTCCCGAAATTATGGACGGATACGGCGATAAAATCGCCCAAGCCCTTTCTGTTTCGAGCAAAAAGGATCGCTCGAAGGCCATAAAGGCGGTGAAACAGGAGATGCTTGAGATCGTAGGTGAAAACGACGATCAGGATCGTGAGCGTGATCTCACCGGTGCGTTTGAGCTCGCCCAGAAGAAGATCATGCGGGATCGGATTATTAAGGATAAGGTTCGTATCGATGGGAGGAAATTCGACGAGATCAGGAATATTTCATGCGAAGTCGGTTTTCTTCCCAGGGCGCACGGCAGCGCCCTGTTCACCCGGGGTGAGACCCAGGTTCTGGCGTCCAGCACTCTGGGGACCTCTCAGGATGAGCAAAAGATAGACGCCCTCAGGGGCGAGAGCTTCAAGTCGTTCATGCTTCACTACAACTTTCCCCCCTTCTCGGTTGGGGAGGTGAAAATGCTCCGGGGCCCCAGCCGCCGGGAGATCGGCCACGGCGCCCTTGCCGAGCGGGCTATTTCCGCGGTGCTCCCCGATGAAAGTGATTTTCCCTATACGATCCGTATCGTATCGGACGTGCTGGAATCCAACGGATCGTCATCGATGGCGACCGTCTGCGGCTCCAGCCTTTCCCTGATGGATGCCGGTGTCCCGATCGCCAAGCACGTGGCGGGTATCGCCATGGGGCTGGTCAAGGAGAATGACGACATCGCCATTTTATCGGATATCCTGGGAGACGAGGATCACGCCGGTGACATGGATTTCAAGGTCGCGGGTACGGTCGACGGGGTCACGGCCCTGCAGATGGACATCAAGATTTCCGGCGTCGACAGGCATGTTCTGGAGACGGCCCTGGCCCAGGCGAAAGAGGGAAGGATGTTCATTCTCGGCAAGATGAGCGAGGTCATCGAAGCGCCCAGGCCGGATATCTCCCAGTACGCGCCTCGGATTATCACCATCTACATCAACCCGGACAAGATCAGAGACGTCATCGGTCCAGGCGGGAAGGTGATTCGCCAGATCGTGGCCGATACCGGCGCCCGTATCGAGATAGACGACGACGGTCGTGTGGATATCGCCACCAACGATGAAACCGCCGCAAAACGGGCCGTCCAGATCATCGAGGACCTCACCCAGGAGGCGGAGATCGGCCGCATCTATACCGGCAAGGTGGTACGGATCATGGATTTCGGCGCGTTTGTCGAGATTCTTCCCGGCGTCGACGGGCTGGTGCATATTTCCCAGCTCGATCATCACCGGGTCAACAAGGTCACCGACGTACTCAAGGAAGGCGACGAGGTCAGGGTCAAGGTCATCGACATCGATAAGGAAGGCCGGATCAAGCTCTCCCGTAAGGAAGCCCTGGAAAACAGGGGGGGAGGGGACGACCGGGGCGGCCGAGGTGACAGACAGAAAAGACCGCCACGATAA
- the truB gene encoding tRNA pseudouridine(55) synthase TruB — MREDGVVVIDKPSGLTSHDVVQKVKRTLGAKKVGHTGTLDPFATGVLVLGVNQGTKLIPYLDKTDKAYRGVIELGVATDTFDATGEIIERGDPTGITTEDVMRVLDTFTGEISQRPPMFSAVKVDGVRLYTLARKGVEVEVAERTVNITHIGMVSYLPPLITFEVTCSPGTYIRTLAVDIGRALGVCACLMELRRTRSGPFHIEAAHSLDEFASLGKKGWEHVIGLREAIGNMAEVSLTPSDAERVSQGGPLFREEIGTVSEGSTVKLVYEGRLLALGRVETRRKMKVNIRPFKVFHR, encoded by the coding sequence ATGCGTGAAGACGGCGTAGTCGTCATCGATAAGCCTTCGGGATTGACGTCTCATGACGTCGTGCAGAAGGTCAAGAGGACACTGGGAGCGAAAAAGGTGGGACACACCGGTACGCTCGATCCCTTTGCCACGGGGGTGCTGGTTCTCGGTGTCAATCAGGGTACAAAGCTGATACCCTACCTCGATAAAACCGATAAGGCGTATCGGGGTGTTATCGAGCTGGGGGTGGCCACCGACACCTTTGACGCCACCGGAGAGATTATCGAACGAGGGGACCCGACGGGCATTACGACGGAAGACGTGATGCGGGTTTTGGATACGTTCACAGGCGAGATATCCCAGAGGCCGCCCATGTTTTCTGCGGTGAAGGTGGACGGAGTCCGGCTCTACACGCTGGCTCGAAAGGGAGTCGAAGTTGAAGTGGCCGAGCGGACGGTGAACATCACGCATATCGGAATGGTATCGTATCTCCCCCCGCTCATCACGTTCGAGGTCACCTGCTCTCCGGGGACCTATATCCGTACCCTTGCGGTGGATATTGGGCGGGCGCTGGGGGTATGCGCGTGTTTGATGGAGCTCAGGCGAACCCGCTCGGGGCCGTTTCACATCGAGGCGGCGCATTCCCTTGACGAGTTTGCCTCTTTAGGGAAAAAGGGATGGGAACATGTCATCGGGCTCAGAGAGGCCATCGGCAATATGGCGGAAGTGAGTTTGACGCCCAGTGACGCAGAGCGTGTCTCCCAGGGTGGACCGCTCTTTCGTGAAGAAATTGGAACGGTGAGTGAAGGAAGCACCGTCAAACTGGTATATGAAGGGAGACTATTAGCACTTGGACGGGTCGAAACACGAAGAAAAATGAAAGTCAATATCAGACCCTTCAAGGTTTTTCATCGATAG
- a CDS encoding NAD-dependent deacylase, which translates to MKELIHRAARDIFNARHVVVLTGAGISTESGIPDFRSPGGLWEKYDPMEFLYDRFLADPKRIWEMSLEMKKNGDLDMAQAKPNPAHLALAELERMGHIKCVITQNVDNLHQKAGSMDVIEFHGNMLWAKCIKCDIRYPLEEVEKKLDKHELPPRCEKCSGILKPDAVFFGESIPSASLYRSISEAKMADVMIVAGTSAVVYPAAELPFVAKRGGGFFSTSVTEPSPNVGAIIIEVNDEPTQLTGRVSDYLLQGKVGTVLPAIVEAIVELKGSMAH; encoded by the coding sequence ATGAAAGAGCTAATACATAGAGCCGCGCGGGACATTTTCAACGCCAGGCATGTGGTCGTGTTGACCGGCGCGGGCATCAGCACCGAATCGGGCATCCCGGATTTCAGGAGCCCCGGCGGTCTCTGGGAAAAGTATGACCCGATGGAATTTCTGTATGATCGGTTTCTGGCGGATCCGAAAAGAATCTGGGAAATGAGCCTTGAAATGAAAAAGAACGGCGACCTTGATATGGCACAGGCGAAGCCGAATCCGGCTCATCTCGCTCTGGCGGAGCTTGAGCGCATGGGACACATCAAGTGCGTGATCACCCAGAACGTGGACAACCTGCACCAGAAGGCGGGGAGCATGGATGTCATCGAGTTTCACGGAAATATGTTGTGGGCCAAGTGCATCAAGTGTGATATCCGATATCCCCTGGAGGAAGTGGAGAAAAAGCTGGATAAACATGAGCTTCCCCCACGCTGTGAAAAATGTTCCGGTATATTGAAGCCTGACGCGGTCTTCTTTGGGGAAAGCATCCCTTCCGCTTCTCTCTACAGGTCGATTTCAGAGGCGAAGATGGCGGATGTGATGATCGTGGCGGGTACCTCTGCGGTTGTGTATCCCGCCGCCGAGCTTCCGTTTGTTGCAAAGCGCGGCGGTGGTTTCTTCTCAACGTCGGTTACGGAGCCGTCACCGAATGTCGGTGCGATAATCATCGAGGTAAACGATGAACCCACGCAATTGACCGGACGGGTTTCGGATTATCTTCTACAGGGAAAGGTAGGGACGGTGCTCCCCGCTATTGTGGAAGCGATAGTGGAGCTGAAAGGGAGCATGGCGCACTGA